In one Phyllostomus discolor isolate MPI-MPIP mPhyDis1 chromosome 8, mPhyDis1.pri.v3, whole genome shotgun sequence genomic region, the following are encoded:
- the ANKRD13B gene encoding ankyrin repeat domain-containing protein 13B isoform X2 — translation MSLTFLRSPPSVTLLGMWMSSLVPLGPKFNPEGHTFPLPPMLKRGPYPFLPQQKAKRYWVGLCPSPPGVRTLPPSLSGSIPSPTLSRDEGASAGHPPAPRHPHLHEVDYKPHNAAGPSYNRLCLGHSGPLLSFLHPRIPRRQLGLRAGVCGCGKPGAAGARPCGGGGVSGAPRPVRPRARCGRLLLQSSGVFVCGGVGGEARHRVPASSPVGWGPLRVARRRRLTRTPAARAARLAPGAPPPPAGAARTCPSCSLGSRQRRLPAPRPLARAPAPSLLPGRAPRPRHEEQAMIPANASARKGPEGKYPLHYLVWHNRHRELEKEVRAGQVDIEQLDPRGRTPLHLATTLGHLECARVLLAHGADVGRENRSGWTVLQEAVSTRDLELVQLVLRYRDYQRVVKRLAGIPVLLEKLRKAQDFYVEMKWEFTSWVPLVSKICPSDTYKVWKSGQNLRVDTTLLGFDHMTWQRGNRSFVFRGQDTSAVVMEIDHDRRVVYTETLALAGQDRELLLAAAQPTEEQVLSRLTAPVVTTQLDTKNISFERNKTGILGWRSEKTEMVNGYEAKVYGASNVELITRTRTEHLSEQHKGKVKGCKTPLQSFLGIAEQHGGPQNGTLITQTLSQANPTAITAEEYFNPNFELGNRDMGRPMELTTKTQKFKAKLWLCEEHPLSLCEQVAPIIDLMAVSNALFAKLRDFITLRLPPGFPVKIEIPIFHILNARITFGNLNGCDEPVPSVRGSPSSETPSPGSDSSSVSSSSSTTSCRGCEISPALFEAPRGYSVLGGQRETATRDDDDDLLQFAIQQSLLEAGSEYDQVTIWEALTNSKPGTHPMSYEGRRQDSAPPTPQRQPATPTAVPSPRPSPSPGSCVFRSYDEQLRLAMELSAQEQEERRRRARQEEEELERILRLSLTEQ, via the exons ATGTCCCTCACCTTTCTCAGGAGTCCCCCATCAGTCACTCTTCTGGGAATGTGGATGTCTTCTCTCGTTCCACTGGGACCCAAATTCAATCCTGAAGGCCACACCTTCCCACTTCCCCCAATGCTGAAGCGAGGCCCgtaccccttccttccccagcaaAAAGCAAAACGCTACTGGGTGGGGTTGTGTCCCAGCCCACCTGGCGTCAGGACGCTGCCTCCGTCTCTGTCAGGCTCGATTCCCTCCCCCACGCTTTCACGGGATGAGGGTGCCAGTGCGGGACATCCTCCGGCCCCTCGCCACCCCCATTTGCACGAGGTGGACTACAAGCCCCATAATGCTGCGGGGCCGAGTTATAACAGGCTCTGCCTCGGGCACTCGggtcccctcctctctttcctgcatCCCCGCATCCCTCGCCGGCAGCTCGGGCTGAGGGCCGGGGTATGCGGCTGCGGGAAGCCAGGGGCTGCGGGAGCGCGTCCCTGCGGTGGCGGCGGCGTCTCCGGGGCTCCGCGCCCCGTGCGCCCCCGCGCCCGCTGCGGGCGCCTGCTCCTTCAGTCGAGCGGCGTCTTTGTGTGCGGGGGTGTGGGAGGCGAGGCGCGCCACCGAGTGCCCGCGTCCTCTCCGGTCGGGTGGGGGCCTCTTCGCGTCGCCCGCCGTCGCCGCCTCACGAGGACGCCCGCGGCCCGCGCCGCTCGCCTGGCGCCGGGCgcgccgcccccgcccgccgGCGCCGCTCGCACATGCCCGAGCTGCAGCCTCGGGAGCAGACAGCGCCGGCTCCCTGCCCCACGGCCTCTGGCCCGGGCTCCGGCGCCGTCCCTCCTCCCGGGCCGGGCGCCGCGGCCCCGGCATGAGGAGCAGGCGATGATCCCCGCCAACGCCTCCGCTAGGAAGGGGCCGGAGGGCAAGTACCCGCTGCACTACCTGGTGTGGCACAACCGTCACCGCGAGCTGGAGAAAGAGGTCCGCGCCGGCCAG GTGGACATCGAGCAGCTGGATCCCCGTGGGCGGACTCCCCTGCACCTGGCCACCACACTGGGGCACCTCGAGTGTGCCCGTGTGCTCCTGGCACATGGTGCGGACGTGGGCAGGGAGAATCGCAGCGGCTGGACAG tgCTTCAGGAGGCTGTGAGTACCCGGGACCTGGAGCTGGTACAGCTGGTGCTGCGGTACCGGGACTACCAGCGGGTGGTGAAGCGTCTGGCGGGCATCCCCGTGCTCCTGGAGAAGCTGCGCAAG GCCCAGGACTTCTACGTGGAGATGAAATGGGAATTCACTAGCTGGG TGCCCCTGGTGTCCAAGATCTGCCCTAGTGACACCTACAAAGTGTGGAAGAGTGGGCAGAACTTGCGGGTGGACACCACACTCCTGGGCTTTGACCATATGACGTGGCAGCGAGGGAACCGCAGCTTCGTCTTCAGGGGCCAAG ACACAAGCGCCGTGGTCATGGAGATTGACCATGACCGCCGGGTAGTGTACACGGAGACCCTGGCGCTGGCCGGGCAGGACCGTGagctgctgctggctgctgcccaGCCCACCGAAGAGCAGGTGCTGAGCCGGCTTACTGCACCTGTCGTCACCACACAGCTGGATACCAAGAACATCTCCTTTGAGAG gaacaagacaggcatCCTGGGCTGGCGCAGTGAGAAGACCGAAATGGTGAATGGGTATGAAGCCAAG GTATATGGGGCATCCAATGTGGAACTCATCACCCGGACACGGACAGAGCATCTTTCAGAACAGCACAAGGGCAAGGTCAAAG GTTGCAAGACACCCCTGCAGTCCTTCCTGGGAATTGCTGAGCAGCATGGGGGCCCCCAAAATGGG ACCCTGATCACTCAGACTCTGAGCCAAGCCAACCCCACTGCCATCACCGCAGAAGAGTACTTCAACCCCAACTTTGAGCTTGGCAACCGTGACATGGGCCGCCCCATGGAACTGACCACCAAGACACAGAA GTTCAAGGCCAAGCTGTGGCTGTGTGAGGAGCATCCCCTGTCCCTGTGTGAGCAGGTGGCCCCCATCATTGACCTCATGGCTGTCAGCAACGCGCTTTTCGCCAAGCTCCGGGATTTCATTACCCTGCGCCTGCCTCCCGGCTTCCCTGTCAAGATTG AAATCCCCATCTTCCACATCCTGAACGCCCGCATCACCTTCGGGAACCTCAACGGCTGTGACGAGCCGGTGCCTTCGGTGCGAGGCAGTCCCAGCAGTGAGACCCCTTCCCCAGGCAGCGACTCCTCCAGTGTCAGCAGCTCCAGCTCCACAA CCTCCTGCCGCGGATGCGAGATCTCCCCGGCCCTGTTCGAGGCCCCGAGAGGGTACAGTGTGCTGGGCGGCCAGCGGGAGACGGCGACCCGCGACGACGATGACGACCTTCTGCAGTTTGCCATCCAGCAGAGCCTGCTTGAGGCGGGCAGCGAGTATGACCAG gTCACCATATGGGAGGCACTAACCAACAGCAAGCCGGGCACTCACCCCATGTCCTACGAGGGTCGCCGGCAGGACAG CGCCCCGCCTACGCCACAGCGCCAGCCTGCGACCCCTACGGCCGTTCCCAGCCCTCGGCCCAGTCCTAGCCCTGGTAGCTGCGTGTTCCGGAGCTACGACGAGCAGCTGCGGCTGGCCATGGAGCTGTCTgcgcaggagcaggaggagcggCGGCGGCGTGCgcgccaggaggaggaggaactggAGCGAATCCTGCGGCTCTCACTGACGGAGCAGTAA
- the ANKRD13B gene encoding ankyrin repeat domain-containing protein 13B isoform X1, with product MSLTFLRSPPSVTLLGMWMSSLVPLGPKFNPEGHTFPLPPMLKRGPYPFLPQQKAKRYWVGLCPSPPGVRTLPPSLSGSIPSPTLSRDEGASAGHPPAPRHPHLHEVDYKPHNAAGPSYNRLCLGHSGPLLSFLHPRIPRRQLGLRAGVCGCGKPGAAGARPCGGGGVSGAPRPVRPRARCGRLLLQSSGVFVCGGVGGEARHRVPASSPVGWGPLRVARRRRLTRTPAARAARLAPGAPPPPAGAARTCPSCSLGSRQRRLPAPRPLARAPAPSLLPGRAPRPRHEEQAMIPANASARKGPEGKYPLHYLVWHNRHRELEKEVRAGQVDIEQLDPRGRTPLHLATTLGHLECARVLLAHGADVGRENRSGWTVLQEAVSTRDLELVQLVLRYRDYQRVVKRLAGIPVLLEKLRKAQDFYVEMKWEFTSWVPLVSKICPSDTYKVWKSGQNLRVDTTLLGFDHMTWQRGNRSFVFRGQDTSAVVMEIDHDRRVVYTETLALAGQDRELLLAAAQPTEEQVLSRLTAPVVTTQLDTKNISFERNKTGILGWRSEKTEMVNGYEAKVYGASNVELITRTRTEHLSEQHKGKVKGCKTPLQSFLGIAEQHGGPQNGTLITQTLSQANPTAITAEEYFNPNFELGNRDMGRPMELTTKTQKFKAKLWLCEEHPLSLCEQVAPIIDLMAVSNALFAKLRDFITLRLPPGFPVKIEIPIFHILNARITFGNLNGCDEPVPSVRGSPSSETPSPGSDSSSVSSSSSTTSCRGCEISPALFEAPRGYSVLGGQRETATRDDDDDLLQFAIQQSLLEAGSEYDQVTIWEALTNSKPGTHPMSYEGRRQDRSAPPTPQRQPATPTAVPSPRPSPSPGSCVFRSYDEQLRLAMELSAQEQEERRRRARQEEEELERILRLSLTEQ from the exons ATGTCCCTCACCTTTCTCAGGAGTCCCCCATCAGTCACTCTTCTGGGAATGTGGATGTCTTCTCTCGTTCCACTGGGACCCAAATTCAATCCTGAAGGCCACACCTTCCCACTTCCCCCAATGCTGAAGCGAGGCCCgtaccccttccttccccagcaaAAAGCAAAACGCTACTGGGTGGGGTTGTGTCCCAGCCCACCTGGCGTCAGGACGCTGCCTCCGTCTCTGTCAGGCTCGATTCCCTCCCCCACGCTTTCACGGGATGAGGGTGCCAGTGCGGGACATCCTCCGGCCCCTCGCCACCCCCATTTGCACGAGGTGGACTACAAGCCCCATAATGCTGCGGGGCCGAGTTATAACAGGCTCTGCCTCGGGCACTCGggtcccctcctctctttcctgcatCCCCGCATCCCTCGCCGGCAGCTCGGGCTGAGGGCCGGGGTATGCGGCTGCGGGAAGCCAGGGGCTGCGGGAGCGCGTCCCTGCGGTGGCGGCGGCGTCTCCGGGGCTCCGCGCCCCGTGCGCCCCCGCGCCCGCTGCGGGCGCCTGCTCCTTCAGTCGAGCGGCGTCTTTGTGTGCGGGGGTGTGGGAGGCGAGGCGCGCCACCGAGTGCCCGCGTCCTCTCCGGTCGGGTGGGGGCCTCTTCGCGTCGCCCGCCGTCGCCGCCTCACGAGGACGCCCGCGGCCCGCGCCGCTCGCCTGGCGCCGGGCgcgccgcccccgcccgccgGCGCCGCTCGCACATGCCCGAGCTGCAGCCTCGGGAGCAGACAGCGCCGGCTCCCTGCCCCACGGCCTCTGGCCCGGGCTCCGGCGCCGTCCCTCCTCCCGGGCCGGGCGCCGCGGCCCCGGCATGAGGAGCAGGCGATGATCCCCGCCAACGCCTCCGCTAGGAAGGGGCCGGAGGGCAAGTACCCGCTGCACTACCTGGTGTGGCACAACCGTCACCGCGAGCTGGAGAAAGAGGTCCGCGCCGGCCAG GTGGACATCGAGCAGCTGGATCCCCGTGGGCGGACTCCCCTGCACCTGGCCACCACACTGGGGCACCTCGAGTGTGCCCGTGTGCTCCTGGCACATGGTGCGGACGTGGGCAGGGAGAATCGCAGCGGCTGGACAG tgCTTCAGGAGGCTGTGAGTACCCGGGACCTGGAGCTGGTACAGCTGGTGCTGCGGTACCGGGACTACCAGCGGGTGGTGAAGCGTCTGGCGGGCATCCCCGTGCTCCTGGAGAAGCTGCGCAAG GCCCAGGACTTCTACGTGGAGATGAAATGGGAATTCACTAGCTGGG TGCCCCTGGTGTCCAAGATCTGCCCTAGTGACACCTACAAAGTGTGGAAGAGTGGGCAGAACTTGCGGGTGGACACCACACTCCTGGGCTTTGACCATATGACGTGGCAGCGAGGGAACCGCAGCTTCGTCTTCAGGGGCCAAG ACACAAGCGCCGTGGTCATGGAGATTGACCATGACCGCCGGGTAGTGTACACGGAGACCCTGGCGCTGGCCGGGCAGGACCGTGagctgctgctggctgctgcccaGCCCACCGAAGAGCAGGTGCTGAGCCGGCTTACTGCACCTGTCGTCACCACACAGCTGGATACCAAGAACATCTCCTTTGAGAG gaacaagacaggcatCCTGGGCTGGCGCAGTGAGAAGACCGAAATGGTGAATGGGTATGAAGCCAAG GTATATGGGGCATCCAATGTGGAACTCATCACCCGGACACGGACAGAGCATCTTTCAGAACAGCACAAGGGCAAGGTCAAAG GTTGCAAGACACCCCTGCAGTCCTTCCTGGGAATTGCTGAGCAGCATGGGGGCCCCCAAAATGGG ACCCTGATCACTCAGACTCTGAGCCAAGCCAACCCCACTGCCATCACCGCAGAAGAGTACTTCAACCCCAACTTTGAGCTTGGCAACCGTGACATGGGCCGCCCCATGGAACTGACCACCAAGACACAGAA GTTCAAGGCCAAGCTGTGGCTGTGTGAGGAGCATCCCCTGTCCCTGTGTGAGCAGGTGGCCCCCATCATTGACCTCATGGCTGTCAGCAACGCGCTTTTCGCCAAGCTCCGGGATTTCATTACCCTGCGCCTGCCTCCCGGCTTCCCTGTCAAGATTG AAATCCCCATCTTCCACATCCTGAACGCCCGCATCACCTTCGGGAACCTCAACGGCTGTGACGAGCCGGTGCCTTCGGTGCGAGGCAGTCCCAGCAGTGAGACCCCTTCCCCAGGCAGCGACTCCTCCAGTGTCAGCAGCTCCAGCTCCACAA CCTCCTGCCGCGGATGCGAGATCTCCCCGGCCCTGTTCGAGGCCCCGAGAGGGTACAGTGTGCTGGGCGGCCAGCGGGAGACGGCGACCCGCGACGACGATGACGACCTTCTGCAGTTTGCCATCCAGCAGAGCCTGCTTGAGGCGGGCAGCGAGTATGACCAG gTCACCATATGGGAGGCACTAACCAACAGCAAGCCGGGCACTCACCCCATGTCCTACGAGGGTCGCCGGCAGGACAG AAGCGCCCCGCCTACGCCACAGCGCCAGCCTGCGACCCCTACGGCCGTTCCCAGCCCTCGGCCCAGTCCTAGCCCTGGTAGCTGCGTGTTCCGGAGCTACGACGAGCAGCTGCGGCTGGCCATGGAGCTGTCTgcgcaggagcaggaggagcggCGGCGGCGTGCgcgccaggaggaggaggaactggAGCGAATCCTGCGGCTCTCACTGACGGAGCAGTAA
- the GIT1 gene encoding ARF GTPase-activating protein GIT1 isoform X2, producing the protein MSRKGPRAEVCADCSAPDPGWASISRGVLVCDECCSVHRSLGRHISIVKHLRHSAWPPTLLQMVHTLASNGANSIWEHSLLDPAQVQSGRRKANPQDKVHPIKSEFIRAKYQMLAFVHKLPCRDDDGVTAKDLSKQLHSSVRTGNLETCLRLLSLGAQANFFHPEKGTTPLHVAAKAGQTLQAELLVVYGADPGSPDVNGRTPIDYARQAGHHELAERLVECQYELTDRLAFYLCGRKPDHKNGHYIIPQMADRSRQKCMSQSLDLSELAKAAKKKLQALSNRLFEELAMDVYDEVDRRENDAVWLATQNHSTLVTERSAVPFLPVNPEYSATRNQGRQKLARFNAREFATLIIDILSEAKRRQQGKSLSSPTDNLELSARSQSDLDDQHDYDSVASDEDTDQEPLRSAGATRNNRARSMDSSDLSDGAVTLQEYLELKKALATSEAKVQQLMKVNSSLSDELRRLQREIHKLQAENLQIRQPPGPAPTPPLPSERAEHTSMGPGGSAHRRDRQAFSMYEPGSALKPFGGPPGDELVTRLQPFHSTELEDDTIYSMHVPAGLYRIRKGVSASAVPFTPPSPLLSCSQEGSRHTSKLSRHGSGADSDYENTQSGDSLLGLEGKRFLELGKEEDFHPELESLDGDLDPGLPSTEDVILKTEQVTKNIQELLRAAQEFKHDSFVPCSEKIHLAVTEMASLFPKRPALEPVRSSLRLLNASAYRLQSECRKTVPPEPGAPVDFQLLTQQVIQCAYDIAKAAKQLVTITTREKKQ; encoded by the exons ATGTCCCGGAAGGGGCCGCGAGCGGAGGTGTGTGCGGACTGCAGCGCCCCGG accctggctgggCCTCCATCAGCAGGGGCGTGCTGGTGTGCGACGAGTGCTGCAGTGTGCACCGGAGCCTGGGCCGCCACATCTCTATCGTCAAGCACCTTCGCCACAGCGCCTGGCCTCCCACGCTGCTGCAG ATGGTGCACACGCTCGCCAGCAATGGGGCCAACTCCATCTGGGAGCATTCCCTGCTGGACCCTGCGCAAGTGCAGAGCGGTCGGCGCAAAGCCAACCCCCAAGACAAAGTCCA CCCCATCAAGTCAGAGTTCATCAGGGCCAAGTACCAGATGCTGGCATTTGTGCACAAGCTTCCCTGCCGGGATGACGACGGGGTCACCGCCAAAGACCTCAGCAAG CAACTGCATTCAAGCGTGCGGACAGGCAACTTGGAGACATGTCTGCGCCTGCTCTCCCTGGGTGCCCAGGCCAACTTCTTCCACCCAGAGAAGGGCACCACACCTCTGCACGTGGCTGCCAAGGCAGGGCAGACTCTGCAGGCCGAGCTTCTTGTAGTGTACGGGGCTGACCCTGGCTCTCCTGATGTTAATGGGCGAACACCCATTGACTATGCCAG gcaggCGGGGCACCATGAGCTGGCGGAAAGGCTAGTTGAGTGCCAGTATGAGCTCACTGACCGGTTGGCCTTCTATCTCTGTGGACGAAAGCCTG atCACAAGAATGGGCATTACATCATCCCACAGATGGCTGACAG ATCTCGGCAAAAGTGCATGTCTCAGAG CCTGGACCTGTCCGAGTTGGCCAAAGCTGCCAAGAAGAAGCTGCAGGCG CTCAGCAACCGGCTTTTTGAGGAACTTGCCATGGACGTGTATGATGAGGTGGATCGAAGAGAAAATGACGCTG TGTGGCTGGCTACCCAAAACCACAGCACCCTGGTGACAGAGCGCAGCGCTGTGCCCTTCCTCCCTGTTAACCCTGAATACTCAGCAACACGGAACCAG GGGCGACAGAAGTTGGCCCGCTTTAATGCCCGCGAGTTTGCCACCTTGATCATTGACATTCTCAGCGAGGCCAAGCGGAGACAGCAGGGCAAGAGCCTGAGCAGCCCCACAG ACAACCTCGAGCTGTCTGCGCGGAGCCAGAGTGACCTCGACGACCAGCACGACTACGACAGTGTGGCCTCAGACGAGGACACAGACCAGGAGCCCCTGCGCAGCGCCGGCGCCACGCGGAACAACCGAGCCCGG AGCATGGACTCCTCAGACCTGTCTGACGGGGCCGTGACGCTGCAGGAGTACCTGGAGCTGAAGAAGGCCCTGGCTACCTCCGAGGCAAAGGTGCAGCAGCTCATGAAGGTCAACAGTAGCTTAAGTGACGAGCTCCGGAGGCTACAGAGGGAG ATCCACAAGCTGCAGGCAGAGAACTTGCAGATCCGACAGCCGCCTGGGCCAGCGCCCACGCCCCCTCTCCCCAGCGAACGGGCAGAACACACATCCATGGGGCCTGGTGGGAGTGCCCACCGCAGGGATCGCCAGGCCTTCTCCATGTATGAACCAGGCTCTGCCCTGAAGCCCTTTGGGGGCCCACCTGGGGATGAGCTTGTCACCCGGCTACAGCCTTTCCACAGCACT GAGCTGGAGGATGACACTATCTATTCAATGCACGTCCCTGCCGGCCTTTACCGG ATCCGGAAGGGGGTTTCAGCCTCAGCTGTGCCCTTCACTCCGCCCTCCCCACTGCTGTCGTGCTCCCAGGAAGGAAGCCGCCACACG AGCAAGCTTTCCCGCCATGGCAGCGGTGCTGACAGTGACTATGAGAACacgcagagtggggactccctgcTTGG GCTGGAAGGGAAGAGGTTTCTAGAGCTGGGCAAGGAAGAGGACTTCCACCCAGAGCTGGAAAGCCTGGATGGAGACCTGGATCCCGGGCTTCCCAGCACTGAAGACGTCATCTTGAAGACCGAGCAGGTCACCAAGAACATTCAGGAACTGTTGCGGGCTGCCCAGGAATTCAAGCATGACAG CTTTGTGCCCTGTTCTGAGAAGATCCATTTGGCTGTGACTGAGATGGCCTCTCTCTTCCCAAAG agACCAGCCCTGGAGCCTGTACGCAGCTCTCTGCGGCTGCTCAACGCCAGCGCCTACCGGCTGCAGAGTGAGTGCCGGAAGACAGTGCCTCCGGAGCCTGGCGCCCCGGTGGACTTCCAGCTGCTGACTCAGCAGGTGATCCAGTGCGCCTACGACATCGCCAAGGCCGCCAAGCAGCTGGTCACCATCACCACCCGAGAGAAGAAGCAGTGA
- the GIT1 gene encoding ARF GTPase-activating protein GIT1 isoform X1, giving the protein MSRKGPRAEVCADCSAPDPGWASISRGVLVCDECCSVHRSLGRHISIVKHLRHSAWPPTLLQMVHTLASNGANSIWEHSLLDPAQVQSGRRKANPQDKVHPIKSEFIRAKYQMLAFVHKLPCRDDDGVTAKDLSKQLHSSVRTGNLETCLRLLSLGAQANFFHPEKGTTPLHVAAKAGQTLQAELLVVYGADPGSPDVNGRTPIDYARQAGHHELAERLVECQYELTDRLAFYLCGRKPDHKNGHYIIPQMADSLDLSELAKAAKKKLQALSNRLFEELAMDVYDEVDRRENDAVWLATQNHSTLVTERSAVPFLPVNPEYSATRNQGRQKLARFNAREFATLIIDILSEAKRRQQGKSLSSPTDNLELSARSQSDLDDQHDYDSVASDEDTDQEPLRSAGATRNNRARSMDSSDLSDGAVTLQEYLELKKALATSEAKVQQLMKVNSSLSDELRRLQREIHKLQAENLQIRQPPGPAPTPPLPSERAEHTSMGPGGSAHRRDRQAFSMYEPGSALKPFGGPPGDELVTRLQPFHSTELEDDTIYSMHVPAGLYRIRKGVSASAVPFTPPSPLLSCSQEGSRHTSKLSRHGSGADSDYENTQSGDSLLGLEGKRFLELGKEEDFHPELESLDGDLDPGLPSTEDVILKTEQVTKNIQELLRAAQEFKHDSFVPCSEKIHLAVTEMASLFPKRPALEPVRSSLRLLNASAYRLQSECRKTVPPEPGAPVDFQLLTQQVIQCAYDIAKAAKQLVTITTREKKQ; this is encoded by the exons ATGTCCCGGAAGGGGCCGCGAGCGGAGGTGTGTGCGGACTGCAGCGCCCCGG accctggctgggCCTCCATCAGCAGGGGCGTGCTGGTGTGCGACGAGTGCTGCAGTGTGCACCGGAGCCTGGGCCGCCACATCTCTATCGTCAAGCACCTTCGCCACAGCGCCTGGCCTCCCACGCTGCTGCAG ATGGTGCACACGCTCGCCAGCAATGGGGCCAACTCCATCTGGGAGCATTCCCTGCTGGACCCTGCGCAAGTGCAGAGCGGTCGGCGCAAAGCCAACCCCCAAGACAAAGTCCA CCCCATCAAGTCAGAGTTCATCAGGGCCAAGTACCAGATGCTGGCATTTGTGCACAAGCTTCCCTGCCGGGATGACGACGGGGTCACCGCCAAAGACCTCAGCAAG CAACTGCATTCAAGCGTGCGGACAGGCAACTTGGAGACATGTCTGCGCCTGCTCTCCCTGGGTGCCCAGGCCAACTTCTTCCACCCAGAGAAGGGCACCACACCTCTGCACGTGGCTGCCAAGGCAGGGCAGACTCTGCAGGCCGAGCTTCTTGTAGTGTACGGGGCTGACCCTGGCTCTCCTGATGTTAATGGGCGAACACCCATTGACTATGCCAG gcaggCGGGGCACCATGAGCTGGCGGAAAGGCTAGTTGAGTGCCAGTATGAGCTCACTGACCGGTTGGCCTTCTATCTCTGTGGACGAAAGCCTG atCACAAGAATGGGCATTACATCATCCCACAGATGGCTGACAG CCTGGACCTGTCCGAGTTGGCCAAAGCTGCCAAGAAGAAGCTGCAGGCG CTCAGCAACCGGCTTTTTGAGGAACTTGCCATGGACGTGTATGATGAGGTGGATCGAAGAGAAAATGACGCTG TGTGGCTGGCTACCCAAAACCACAGCACCCTGGTGACAGAGCGCAGCGCTGTGCCCTTCCTCCCTGTTAACCCTGAATACTCAGCAACACGGAACCAG GGGCGACAGAAGTTGGCCCGCTTTAATGCCCGCGAGTTTGCCACCTTGATCATTGACATTCTCAGCGAGGCCAAGCGGAGACAGCAGGGCAAGAGCCTGAGCAGCCCCACAG ACAACCTCGAGCTGTCTGCGCGGAGCCAGAGTGACCTCGACGACCAGCACGACTACGACAGTGTGGCCTCAGACGAGGACACAGACCAGGAGCCCCTGCGCAGCGCCGGCGCCACGCGGAACAACCGAGCCCGG AGCATGGACTCCTCAGACCTGTCTGACGGGGCCGTGACGCTGCAGGAGTACCTGGAGCTGAAGAAGGCCCTGGCTACCTCCGAGGCAAAGGTGCAGCAGCTCATGAAGGTCAACAGTAGCTTAAGTGACGAGCTCCGGAGGCTACAGAGGGAG ATCCACAAGCTGCAGGCAGAGAACTTGCAGATCCGACAGCCGCCTGGGCCAGCGCCCACGCCCCCTCTCCCCAGCGAACGGGCAGAACACACATCCATGGGGCCTGGTGGGAGTGCCCACCGCAGGGATCGCCAGGCCTTCTCCATGTATGAACCAGGCTCTGCCCTGAAGCCCTTTGGGGGCCCACCTGGGGATGAGCTTGTCACCCGGCTACAGCCTTTCCACAGCACT GAGCTGGAGGATGACACTATCTATTCAATGCACGTCCCTGCCGGCCTTTACCGG ATCCGGAAGGGGGTTTCAGCCTCAGCTGTGCCCTTCACTCCGCCCTCCCCACTGCTGTCGTGCTCCCAGGAAGGAAGCCGCCACACG AGCAAGCTTTCCCGCCATGGCAGCGGTGCTGACAGTGACTATGAGAACacgcagagtggggactccctgcTTGG GCTGGAAGGGAAGAGGTTTCTAGAGCTGGGCAAGGAAGAGGACTTCCACCCAGAGCTGGAAAGCCTGGATGGAGACCTGGATCCCGGGCTTCCCAGCACTGAAGACGTCATCTTGAAGACCGAGCAGGTCACCAAGAACATTCAGGAACTGTTGCGGGCTGCCCAGGAATTCAAGCATGACAG CTTTGTGCCCTGTTCTGAGAAGATCCATTTGGCTGTGACTGAGATGGCCTCTCTCTTCCCAAAG agACCAGCCCTGGAGCCTGTACGCAGCTCTCTGCGGCTGCTCAACGCCAGCGCCTACCGGCTGCAGAGTGAGTGCCGGAAGACAGTGCCTCCGGAGCCTGGCGCCCCGGTGGACTTCCAGCTGCTGACTCAGCAGGTGATCCAGTGCGCCTACGACATCGCCAAGGCCGCCAAGCAGCTGGTCACCATCACCACCCGAGAGAAGAAGCAGTGA